In one Trichosurus vulpecula isolate mTriVul1 chromosome 8, mTriVul1.pri, whole genome shotgun sequence genomic region, the following are encoded:
- the VTI1B gene encoding vesicle transport through interaction with t-SNAREs homolog 1B encodes MAAAVSSEPFEKLHEIFRGLYDDLRGVPDRLLGIGGTEEKKKLIRDFDEKQQEANETLAEMEEELRYAPLSFRNPMMAKLRSYRRDLAKLQREVRSTPLTAPPGGRGDSRYGAYAVENEHMNWLQSQRVLLLQGTDSLNRATQSIERSHRIATETDQIGSEIIEELGDQRDQLERTKSRLVNTNENLSRSRKILRSMSRKVATNKLLLSVIILLELVILGGLVYYKFFRKQ; translated from the exons ATGGCGGCTGCCGTGTCCTCGGAGCCATTCGAGAAGCTGCACGAGATCTTCCGCGGGCTCTACGATGACCTGCGAGGGGTCCCCGACAGGCTCCTGGGGATCGGGGGGACCG aagagaaaaagaagttaaTCAGAGATTTTGATGAGAAGCAACAGGAAGCAAATGAAACG TTGGCAGAGATGGAAGAGGAGCTACGCTATGCCCCCCTGTCTTTTCGCAATCCCATGATGGCCAAGCTTCGAAGCTACCGCAGAGACCTGGCCAAGCTCCAGCGGGAGGTGAGGAGCACTCCACTGACAGCGCCACCTGGGGGCCGAGGAGACAGCAGATATGGGGCATATGCCGTAGAGAATGAGCACATG AATTGGCTGCAATCTCAAAGAGTGTTACTTCTGCAAGGCACTGACAGCCTGAACCGAGCCACTCAGAGCATTGAACGCTCCCACCGGATTGCCACTGAGACAGATCAGATTGGTTCTGAGATAATTGAAGAACTAGGAGACCAAAGAGACCAGCTGGAACGCACAAAGAGCCGA ctggTGAATACAAATGAAAACTTGAGCAGAAGCCGAAAGATCTTGCGTTCGATGTCTAGAAA AGTGGCAACCAATAAACTGTTGCTTTCCGTGATTATCCTTCTGGAGCTGGTCATCTTGGGAGGCCTAGTCTATTACAAGTTCTTTCGAAAACAATGA